The genomic stretch TCTCCACGGAACGTCGGTATCTGACCATACAACGAATTATTCGAAACATCTATCTCTTTCAAAGCCGGCATATCAGCAAGCTCCTTAGGTATAGTACCGGTGAGATTATTGTTAGAAAGAAGCAACTTCGTCACAGAACTAAGCCTTACAAAACTAGGAGATATACTACCAGAAAAACCCAGGTTACGAAAGTCGATAATTGAAACATTACCACCGGAACAAACAACCCCTCTCCAAGAACCACCACCACAAGGATCATTCCCTTTCCAACTCTGAGCAAGTATATAAGGATATCCAAGAGGTTCAACAACAGAAAGCAAAGCATTAACAACTGGACTACATGGTTGACCAACAACCTGAGTACAAAAACTATTACTCCCACTCAAATCATTCTCAACCGCGACACCATCTTTAAACTTAGGAGGTGACCCTTGAAGTTGATTGTTTGTCAAGTTCACAATTCGCAAACTTGGAAGAGATGTCAAAGTCGGCGGAACAACACCAGTTAATCTATTATCCCTAAAACAAGCATAGGTTAATTGAGTAAGATTTGATAAATCAGGTATAGGACCAGTAAAAGAATTTACATTAACCCAAAGCTGTTTCAAAGATGTCATCTTTTCTATAACAGAAAGAGTACCATTTAGTTTACTTTGACCATTGGTACTATTTTGACCATTCAGCCAAAGGGTGTCTATAGAAGTACCAGCTAAACTATTAGGCAAACTACCCTCAAGATAATTGTAAGACAATTGCAAACTAACCAAACTAGGAAAATTATCTTTCCCAAAGATTTCAGGGATTTCACCAACAAAACTAGCACTATTAGCAGAAAAAGTCTTCAAGGCTAAACACTTTGTAAGACTAGTAGGAATTTGCCATGGAGTGAAAGGATTATCACCAATAGTCACTAATAACAAATTACTCATATCATCAAAGAAATCGCTCGGCATCGACGTGAATTTGTTCTGGTTAATATACAAATTCTGAAGAGAACTCGGCATGTTAGGAAAATCTCCAGACAAATTGTTCTGATTGCAAGAAAAATCTGTCAAAGCAGTGAGTTGCACCAATTCTTTCGGTAGAGAGCCTGTGAGATCATGCCTTTGAATGTCGATTCTCGTAACCCTTGAATCAGAAGAACATCCAACTTCCTTCCATTTGCAATAATCTGAATCGGACCAATCAAGAGAACGGCTTGAGTTGAATGAAGCTTTCAGCTTTTGCATCACGGCACCGTCTTGAGACCAAGCAGAGACAAAGATCGTAGAAAACAGTAGAACGAGATGAAGAACGTAGGAAACTCCGAAAGccatttagggttttgttgttgcTGATGAAAGCGGTTTttgaatgaagaagaaaaacagAGAGAGTAGCGTAAGAAAACAgagaataatttattttatttttttttgcaagaaTGAGAAATAATCGCTTAATTACGCGGCATTGGTGAAGATTCTACGGAAAGGGGATTTTTTTTGTGGAGAATAATTGAAAAGAGGAAGAAAATATAACGCTTTAATGAGatatgaattggaatttgatacGGCGGAGAATGAGGAAGAAAGAATGTAGAGTGAGAAAGTGAAGAGAGTGGTGTTGTTTGGTGTTTGAGAAGAGTGGAAAACGGTTTTTTTTGGGTATAGAATTTATGGGTGTGGGCTCCACTTTCATGCTTTTTATGCTTTGCTGACTGCAGGAGGAATGGCCTAATAGGTAAGACTagttttttcttgaaaaagaaaATGTATATCTTGACATTAAAAAATGACATTACACCTTTCACAATAAGtaaacattatttttatatttaaaactttGGTTGATATATTTTAgagattgattaatatatattttgatatgaaaaaatatttttaagttataaagtaaaattgattaattaattattataaattatttaatataatttttagttTGGTTATTGATCATTCTGATCAAAAATTAAAtcttatttaataaattagttaatattatttataaagttACTTACTTCAGTTCATAACTTGATTAATAAGTTCTCAAACATGAAAAAATAGAGTTAAAAGATAGTACACTGATGGTGTAAAAAAtatttacactgtcatccaataaaaacaTTTTATTATGTCATATCAtatcaataatttaaaatttaccgtATGACTTGACGTTTAACAAGGTCatgattggttgacagtataaAACTGTCAATGCatcactttttttcaaaaaaatattaaatagtagaataaagttggttaatagtATAAAAAgttgattaatatatttataagttaACATATAAGTTAGTATTAGAATATGGTTAATAGTATctattttattggttaatgaaataataaaattcgttaataaattataagtaaaataattgaaaagacgaatatttttatgattaataTAATTGTGAAGTTTTTTAATGACACAACCTTACATTTGTATTGAAAAACATTATTTATCGTATAAATACGATGAATAGTTTATATAGCAAAAGTATTGGCGTAGAAAACGAGTGTGAAAATAACAAACATGTTTTTTCTCATAAACTTAATCCATCTAATATAAATGTTGTTGTATAGTATTTTACTTTTATTAGGAAAAATGACTATTCAATTAATGTGTTTATTTTATGTATAGTTATACtttaaataattttgtattttttaattatatttaagaaATTATAATCAGTCTTTAATAATCttagataaatattaaataatttttttaataataaaatggtaaaattatacaaataattaataaacataATATTTCAACcaactttttttaatttcaataatttattagaaaataTCTGATATTTATAGATAAAAATAATGAGAAATTTTagatacattttttttatttgtgatttttactatttttcaatgaaaataggATAAAAGTAtaatttctttatatatatatatatatatatatatatatatatatatatatatatatatatatatatatatatatatatatatatatatatatatatatatatatatatatatatatatatatatatatatataattgtataaatttttcattttaaaaatagtCTAAAAAATCAAATGTAAAATATTTAGTAATCAATTATGTAAATGATTGAGAgtgtaaaattattaaaattatattcttTATTATCTAAACTTAAACCATGCTAGTGTAAGTATACATtttacttttattaaaaaaatgactatttaattaatttttttattttatgtataattgtactttaaataattttttatgttttttaactataattaaaaaatttataaaattataatcaattttgaatactcttatataaatattaaatatttttaatattaaaattattaaattatacaaataatcaACATAGATAATATTTCAACCAATTTTCTTAACTTCTACAATTTATGCTAAAAGATCTTATTATCGaaagtaatatttatttatatgttgAAAATCGAAGTATCATAATTTATTAAAACACttaattctaaaaaaataatatgtttaTACTTTCAAAATTGAATTCAGTCTTCATAATTATTTAAAAGAGACTTTTTATATTaggaataattttaaataatttataaaatattctccaattaattaattagattttaatcaatttttattatataagagTTAACATGTTaagatttttttggaaaaaaatggctaaactataaatattttatagtgGATAAGTTTATAACATATGATTAATAAACTAACTAATAAATGGTAGTTTAATGAATTACAAAGTTTAATAAAAAGTTAATagttaaactaaattataaataaaaaataatataaaaaatctgTATAgttaatctttaatttttttattttaaagtagGTTATAAGTTATTTAAATTGAtttgtaaataatatttataagttttgtgaaaaaataaaaattactaataaaagttattttttaaatatatatatttataaatattaacatatctacttaatataaatgtaaagaagtcatgatggcaacccaatagtaataataaaaatattatttaataattgatgcaatattaataattaaaataataataaaaataataaatattttaataataatattgagccatagtaataaataataatttaaaatagagtataactaaaaatacataaatgatgcccaaaattaatttaaattgaaatcaaTAGAAAATATAGATAATAATAGAAAATATAGATAATAAATAGTAAGGATAATGAAAACTAAAATACTCAAGTAtataaaatatcataaaatattattttaattgaataaatatagAAATATACCACATGAATTGTtctatttgtttttaactttaacgtataaattattaaactaataataCTTTTAACTTCAATCTAAGAGTTGATCGTGCATATGTTCCTTAAGGTAATATTGAGAAACTTTACGTGCTAAAAAtgtgtttgaagaattctgatttATTGGGGGTTTTTTTTagacagaaaataaatgatattcattcattcaaatcgatagagtacatcgttgcaatacaaattcaaaatcgccaaaaacaaaaaggatgaatctgcgaacaaatccacagcatccatgttaatagcataaaacggcaaattgcatatgcctacaaatattaatgtattgactgtattgagatgtccgaaatattcatgcttccggatctgtagcgttgacggcaccaaagtcattgattgaatctgcactagatcaaaactaatctttcaacctgaaacaaatgaacaccgcacaaaaacggaaaaacaaaatacccgcacaaagacgagaaatcaaaatacaccacagaaatatgggaaatcaaaacaaacgatcgactcacaaaatcacaaaaaagacaacaagaaaaggtgtgaaaatcacttatttaagtaatagataaacaaaaacgatttggaggggtgattttggatcaaaatcgatcctaaatcacccctctttgagagagagaggaaggaaaaagaagaaaagtgacgGCTAGGGTAGAAGAGGAGGAGATTTACTGGGGTTAAACACATAACATTCTgatttacaaaaaatattttttcgtaGGTTATTGTATTTCAATTTCATATATGGCTTAACAACTAATAATTATTTGGTTAATTAGTTTTATAATGGTTCAATTTTGAAGTTTTCTTTGTGTGATGTTTTTCACGTGATTGTGTTAGGATCGAAACTATTAGTGATATTATAATGATATGTAAGtcatttgaatatttaattttttattacataaatttAGATGATGGTAATTATATCTTAAGtttgtatatttttaaattattatatcaaAATAACATGTTAGTTTATATAAATTTTGTTATTATAGTTTAGATGTTTctataatttatatttgttttcaaTTAATAATTAGATAACCATTTAAATTAGAATAATAATACTTATTAAAATTATTCCTTTATAAAGTTTTTGTAATCTCGATAAAATcaacttttaattaattttttaaaataaatttatattgtcTCTAAAAATAATACCAAACTTATTTTTAATGAGTAAGTTATAActttattactttttatttttatatacattaatatttataaatttctatttagcaaattaattttataactaatttttttatatcttaTTATTCTTAATGAATATAGAACATATAAAAAAAGAACATCAATTCTTTATTTGGGTAAATGTTGtgcataaaatgatttttttttaataagatatcATTGAAACAAAGAAAACGGTACAGAAAGAGCAAGAGACTATAccaaaatcttctcaagaagaagtgaacctaaaaaaaaaaaggaagatcaAACCTATTCTTTACAAGCCCGCAATAAAATAGGGATGCGATTATAGTTAGTGTATTCTTATACCATTTGTCCATTATATACCTTACCATAGAATCCGCACAACTATTCTCTTCTCTGAAAATATGAGAAGCCACAAAATCCATACTTTTAGTGATATTAACACAGTTGACCTATTGGTTCAGAACTTGCCAAGGCACAAAATTCATTCTATTATCTTATAAATTTCTAAGATAAATTTTACGATTTCTTACCAATAAAGATCTACATATTTTTGACTACGTAAACATGTGTTATTTAATCTCCATATTAttaactaaaaagaaaaaaaaataatttatagtcttttgcattaaaaaattaataacataATTGCAAATATAAATTGAATGGcctacaaaataattttatatctaaataaaaaattaaatatcaaatatatatatatatatatatatatatatatataattttatttctaatatacTCGTGCGAAGCACGGGTTTTGACGATCTAGTAAACTCTAAAGAAATCTGATTTGATACGGAGAAATTCACCTCCTGAATTTAATAGGTTGTCTGGAAAATAATTATGATAGAGAAGAGaaattatttagataaataatttagttatttaaaGTAATTCCTAATTTATATTAGTAGTACTTTGTATTGTTATGTAATTGGGCTTTTTATAGTGTTTGAGCCTTCTAGTTAAGTATCCACTATGAGTACTATATATATGTAATCTTTAGAGACTTTGAAGGgcatgaaaaatcaaatgaaaagttatcttttaattctattttcttaGCTTATTGTTATTGTTCTTTCCTTTTTTCCATTAGAAACCCTAGATTATAGTCTTGATAGGAATTgcatcctatcaattggtgctttcatcatgtACTCAATTCCTCCTATTGATTACCCTCATCTTACACCTTCATCTCATCAATGGAGCATTCCTCCCACCTATCCCACAAACCCCTCTTTCACAACTCCAACCACACCTTCATTTCCATCCTTTCCATGGGAACTTTTCTCACCCTATTacacaaatccatatgttccatCATCATCACCAAATTTATATCCAAATCATGGATATTCACCACATATTCTTTACACCCCTTATTCAATGACCCATCATTCATACTACTACACTGATTGTCACCAACAACTAAAACCATCAAACACCTACACATTTGGTGATAAATATCAAAGCCACCCTAGTAGTAGAAGAGATTGTAAGAAGCAACTGCAAGTCTCTCTTccttattttaagaaaatatctAAGAAAAATTCTCAAAAACCTTCTGATTCAAAAAATAAGCAAaaacaaaagtttcaaaaagtgtCTCATTCTGGTTTTAAGAAACGATTTTTCCAAAACAATGGTAAAACCCTTTCTCGGTTGTTTTCTCGAAACCAAGAAAAAATGGCGTCCGATTCAAGTCTTCGCAACAGGTCGAGCGATTCCTTGAGAAATTTTGCTTCTGCGGGTCAAGTGATCAGAAAAATCCAACCGGTTCATCGCGCCGCTCTCTCCGCCGCCGTCAACAGGTTCGACGATTCCTTTGTTCCTAGGTCCAACTTTTCTTCCGTAGCTGTCAAAATCAAGCCTTCCTCCAATGAGAAATCAACGGTGAAGACTAGGGCTTGTCCTGTTTCGCCATCTCCGAGAAGTCCTGGGGCAGGTTCCGTTGAGCAGGCTGAGACGGTGGAAGCTATCGGTGCTGGTCAGTTAGCCGACGAATTCCTACAAGGAAGCAACGGCGAAGCCGACAACGAAGAGAAAGCTTCAGTTTTGGAATCTTGTTCGGAGTTGGATTCTGATTCGgataatgaagatgatgatattGAGAAGAAAGCTATGGAAGAAACAAGGGAGCGAGAGAACGAGGATGTCGAAGCTGAAATTGTTGACGGTAAGCCTATTATTTATGATCTTAAGTACTTTTTGAAATTGTGGGGAGAGAATTTGGATTATAAAAAGGGTAGAGCGATTGATGGGATGTTGATAGTGAATGGGTTTGATTCCAATTTGTTTACTATGGCTTCTGTTGTTAAATGGTATGTGAATTATGGGAAGATAGATGATGCATTTAAGATGTTTGATACAATGCCACATACGGATTTGATTGAGGTTTTGGCTAAGGTGAATCGGATTTTGGAGATTTTGATGAGGAAGGAGAATTTGGGTCAGTTTGATGGGAAAGTTTTGACAGAGAAGTTGCGGAAACTCAACAATTCGCAACAAAGCATTGAATATGTATCCCGATTGTGTGTTTCTCACCGGAATAGAGCAAAATATATTGTCGAAACATGGAATAAATTGTTCAGTTCTTCCCAGAAAGATCAGCGTGTCCCTTTTCTGAACTTGGCTAATGACATCATACAAACTAGTAAGCGCAAAGGCAACGAGTCCGTTAATGAATTCTGGAACGTTCTTCCATCAGCTCTCAAGAGTGCTTATGCAAGTGATGAGTCAGGAAAGAATTCAGTAATCAGGCTTATTTACATTTGGGAGGAGGGAAAGATTTTTGGTTCACGGTCCCAGGGTCTCAAGGGTGAAATAATGAGCAAGATCCCCCTTCCATCATCTATAAGCAATAGAAAGAATTCGGATTCAAATCCTATCAAGATAGCTAAGAGGGACGCCCAATCATTGAGATTAAAACTAGCTATCGGATCTTtgccaaaaaaaataataacagccTTGCATTCTGAACTTCCTAATGAAGAAGCTGTCCTGAACAAGTGTAATGATGTTGTATGTCAAGTGGACTGTGAGTTAGAAAATGGACTGTTGGAGGCAGTTGTTGTTCTTATTCCTATAAAGCTTTCTTGTCAAATGTTTGATAGAATGACTCAACAAATTTTGGGGCTGGGGAATTCAATTATTGATAGTTTTACTCAAAATGAATTTGTGGATGAGGTTCTGAGTTCTCTATTTTTGATGAGGAAAGAAGAGTTTGAGCCAAATGGAGTTCTTTCTATTGAAAATATACATGAAGAAGTTGTTGCTTTAATTCCAATAAttgatttttggtttgaaaatagTCCTATGAACAACACTGATTCAATTGTGGTCCTAGCTGCTCAGTCCCTGACAAAAATTAAGAGTGAAAATTTGCAGTCACAAGTTGGAATTGTTGTTATTCAAGGTGGTTGTTCAAAGAAAAACATGTTCAACATTGGAATATCATCAATGCCACTTGCCAAATCCTATGATCATGAAGACAATGCCACTGTTAGGGGGATTTGTAACATAATGATCAATGCATTTAATATTTCTAGATCATATGTTTATTCAAGAAAATATGGATTGTCTAGAATTACCATTCAAGATAATAACAAAGTGCAGTCACTTAATAATGTTCCAAAGCAGCATGTTAATTGGGTAGCTAGGGGAGGATTTTTCAACAAATCAATTTCCATTCCTTTGGGGCTGTTTCTGATAATGCAGGAAAATGGCTTAGTGAGCTTCTCTACGGGATATGAGTTTGCAGCTAGATTAAGACCAATAGAGAAGTTTCTAAGCAAATTCGAAGGCAAATACACTTTCATAGGTATGAAGGTTGCTAACTATAGAAACAGGGGCTGG from Vicia villosa cultivar HV-30 ecotype Madison, WI linkage group LG4, Vvil1.0, whole genome shotgun sequence encodes the following:
- the LOC131598308 gene encoding uncharacterized protein LOC131598308, with translation MTHHSYYYTDCHQQLKPSNTYTFGDKYQSHPSSRRDCKKQLQVSLPYFKKISKKNSQKPSDSKNKQKQKFQKVSHSGFKKRFFQNNGKTLSRLFSRNQEKMASDSSLRNRSSDSLRNFASAGQVIRKIQPVHRAALSAAVNRFDDSFVPRSNFSSVAVKIKPSSNEKSTVKTRACPVSPSPRSPGAGSVEQAETVEAIGAGQLADEFLQGSNGEADNEEKASVLESCSELDSDSDNEDDDIEKKAMEETRERENEDVEAEIVDGKPIIYDLKYFLKLWGENLDYKKGRAIDGMLIVNGFDSNLFTMASVVKWYVNYGKIDDAFKMFDTMPHTDLIEVLAKVNRILEILMRKENLGQFDGKVLTEKLRKLNNSQQSIEYVSRLCVSHRNRAKYIVETWNKLFSSSQKDQRVPFLNLANDIIQTSKRKGNESVNEFWNVLPSALKSAYASDESGKNSVIRLIYIWEEGKIFGSRSQGLKGEIMSKIPLPSSISNRKNSDSNPIKIAKRDAQSLRLKLAIGSLPKKIITALHSELPNEEAVLNKCNDVVCQVDCELENGLLEAVVVLIPIKLSCQMFDRMTQQILGLGNSIIDSFTQNEFVDEVLSSLFLMRKEEFEPNGVLSIENIHEEVVALIPIIDFWFENSPMNNTDSIVVLAAQSLTKIKSENLQSQVGIVVIQGGCSKKNMFNIGISSMPLAKSYDHEDNATVRGICNIMINAFNISRSYVYSRKYGLSRITIQDNNKVQSLNNVPKQHVNWVARGGFFNKSISIPLGLFLIMQENGLVSFSTGYEFAARLRPIEKFLSKFEGKYTFIGMKVANYRNRGWDSVVSVVAHVYTNRVFLFIPWDPGKILQP